A stretch of the Conger conger chromosome 3, fConCon1.1, whole genome shotgun sequence genome encodes the following:
- the efemp2a gene encoding EGF-containing fibulin-like extracellular matrix protein 2a isoform X1 encodes MKGVCVPLLCVCVSLILHCTTSQGPQESDTYMECTDGYQWDLQTEHCKDINECETIPEACKGEMKCFNHYGGYLCLPRSASVIPAPDPPGQPDDVPEPYNSCPLGYESQGDRCVDVDECELDQHNCQPSQQCFNSQGGFTCQCPEGYRKIGPECIDIDECRYRYCQHRCVNVPGSFSCQCEPGFQLAGNNRSCIDVNECEMGAPCQQKCTNTYGTFLCRCEQGYELGADGFTCRDIDECGFSSFLCQFQCVNKPGKFSCVCPEGYQLQRSRLCQDVNECETGAHKCTEGQTCVNTNGGHRCVDNNRCQAPYTQVSNNRCVCPVTKPACRDLPLSIVHRYMSMTSNRTALSDIFQIQTTSVYPGAHNAFRIRSGDDNNQFYIRQINNISAMLVLAQPVTGPKEYVLDLEMVSINPILKFQSSSVLRLSIYVGQYTF; translated from the exons GAATGCACAGATGGGTATCAATGGGATCTACAGACGGAGCATTGCAAAG ACATAAACGAGTGTGAGACCATCCCCGAGGCCTGTAAGGGAGAGATGAAGTGCTTCAACCACTACGGCGGCTACCTGTGCCTCCCGCGCTCCGCCTCCGTCATCCCCGCCCCCGACCCTCCCGGCCAACCAGACGACGTCCCAGAGCCCTACAACTCCTGCCCTCTGGGGTATGAGTCACAGGGGGACAGATGCGtgg ACGTTGACGAGTGTGAACTCGACCAGCACAACTGCCAGCCCAGCCAGCAGTGCTTCAACAGCCAGGGAGGCTTCACCTGCCAGTGCCCGGAGGGGTATCGCAAGATTGGCCCAGAGTGCATCG aCATTGATGAGTGCAGGTACAGGTACTGCCAGCATCGCTGTGTCAATGTCCCCGGCTCCTTCTCCTGCCAGTGTGAACCCGGGTTCCAGTTGGCCGGGAACAATCGCTCCTGCAtcg ATGTGAATGAATGTGAAATGGGCGCCCCCTGTCAGCAGAAATGCACGAATACCTACGGCACCTTCCTGTGTCGCTGCGAGCAGGGCTACGAGCTGGGGGCAGACGGCTTCACATGCAGAG ATATCGACGAGTGTGGCTTCTCCAGCTTCCTGTGCCAGTTCCAGTGTGTGAACAAGCCGGGGAAGTTCTCCTGCGTGTGCCCAGAGGGGTACCAGCTGCAGAGGTCACGCCTGTGCCAAG atgtgaatgagtgtgagacAGGCGCGCACAAGTGCACGGAGGGGCAAACCTGCGTGAACACAAACGGAGGACATCGCTGTGTCGACAACAACCGCTGCCAAGCTCCGTACACGCAGGTGTCCAACAA ccGGTGTGTCTGTCCGGTCACGAAGCCTGCCTGCCGGGACCTGCCCCTGTCCATCGTCCACCGCTACATGAGCATGACCTCCAACCGCACGGCCCTCTCCGACATCTTCCAGATCCAGACCACCAGCGTCTACCCCGGGGCCCACAACGCCTTCCGCATCCGATCCGGGGACGACAACAACCAGTTCTACATCCGG CAAATAAACAACATCAGCGCCATGCTGGTCCTAGCCCAGCCTGTGACTGGACCCAAAGAGTACGTCTTAGACCTGGAGATGGTGTCCATCAACCCCATCTTAAAATTCCAGTCCAGCTCCGTCCTACGCCTCTCCATCTATGTGGGACAGTACACATTCTAG
- the efemp2a gene encoding EGF-containing fibulin-like extracellular matrix protein 2a isoform X2, with the protein MKCFNHYGGYLCLPRSASVIPAPDPPGQPDDVPEPYNSCPLGYESQGDRCVDVDECELDQHNCQPSQQCFNSQGGFTCQCPEGYRKIGPECIDIDECRYRYCQHRCVNVPGSFSCQCEPGFQLAGNNRSCIDVNECEMGAPCQQKCTNTYGTFLCRCEQGYELGADGFTCRDIDECGFSSFLCQFQCVNKPGKFSCVCPEGYQLQRSRLCQDVNECETGAHKCTEGQTCVNTNGGHRCVDNNRCQAPYTQVSNNRCVCPVTKPACRDLPLSIVHRYMSMTSNRTALSDIFQIQTTSVYPGAHNAFRIRSGDDNNQFYIRQINNISAMLVLAQPVTGPKEYVLDLEMVSINPILKFQSSSVLRLSIYVGQYTF; encoded by the exons ATGAAGTGCTTCAACCACTACGGCGGCTACCTGTGCCTCCCGCGCTCCGCCTCCGTCATCCCCGCCCCCGACCCTCCCGGCCAACCAGACGACGTCCCAGAGCCCTACAACTCCTGCCCTCTGGGGTATGAGTCACAGGGGGACAGATGCGtgg ACGTTGACGAGTGTGAACTCGACCAGCACAACTGCCAGCCCAGCCAGCAGTGCTTCAACAGCCAGGGAGGCTTCACCTGCCAGTGCCCGGAGGGGTATCGCAAGATTGGCCCAGAGTGCATCG aCATTGATGAGTGCAGGTACAGGTACTGCCAGCATCGCTGTGTCAATGTCCCCGGCTCCTTCTCCTGCCAGTGTGAACCCGGGTTCCAGTTGGCCGGGAACAATCGCTCCTGCAtcg ATGTGAATGAATGTGAAATGGGCGCCCCCTGTCAGCAGAAATGCACGAATACCTACGGCACCTTCCTGTGTCGCTGCGAGCAGGGCTACGAGCTGGGGGCAGACGGCTTCACATGCAGAG ATATCGACGAGTGTGGCTTCTCCAGCTTCCTGTGCCAGTTCCAGTGTGTGAACAAGCCGGGGAAGTTCTCCTGCGTGTGCCCAGAGGGGTACCAGCTGCAGAGGTCACGCCTGTGCCAAG atgtgaatgagtgtgagacAGGCGCGCACAAGTGCACGGAGGGGCAAACCTGCGTGAACACAAACGGAGGACATCGCTGTGTCGACAACAACCGCTGCCAAGCTCCGTACACGCAGGTGTCCAACAA ccGGTGTGTCTGTCCGGTCACGAAGCCTGCCTGCCGGGACCTGCCCCTGTCCATCGTCCACCGCTACATGAGCATGACCTCCAACCGCACGGCCCTCTCCGACATCTTCCAGATCCAGACCACCAGCGTCTACCCCGGGGCCCACAACGCCTTCCGCATCCGATCCGGGGACGACAACAACCAGTTCTACATCCGG CAAATAAACAACATCAGCGCCATGCTGGTCCTAGCCCAGCCTGTGACTGGACCCAAAGAGTACGTCTTAGACCTGGAGATGGTGTCCATCAACCCCATCTTAAAATTCCAGTCCAGCTCCGTCCTACGCCTCTCCATCTATGTGGGACAGTACACATTCTAG